In Deinococcus maricopensis DSM 21211, the sequence CAGGTGTCTTGCACAAAAAGGGGCGCGGGCGAGGGGGTGTCCCTGCCCGCGCGGCGTGTGGCCGCCGGGGGGCGCCGACCGGAGGTCGGCGGGCCGCCCCGTCCGGCTTACTGTTTGCTGCTGATGTAGTCGACGGCGGCCTGGACGGTGCGGATCTTTTCGGCGTCCTCATCGCTGATGCTGATGCCGAAGGTGTCTTCGAGGCCCATGATCAGCTCGACGGTTTCGAGGCTGTCCGCGCCGAGGTCTTCGACGAAGCGGGCTTCGGGCACGACTTTGTCCGCGTCCACGCCGAGTTTCTCGACGATCACATTTTTCACTTGATCAAACGTATCCATGATTTACCTCCGTACTCGGGTAGTTTACACGTGCGTTCTCACTGAACCACGCCATTTGGACGAGGTGCAAGTGCGGCCGGCGGGTGGTCAGTGTGGGTAGAGGCCGCCGTCGACGCCGATGACCTGACCGTTAATGTACCCGGCGGCGTCTGCGGCGAGGAACGCGACGAGCGCGGCGACGTCTTCGGGCTGGCCGAAGCGCCCGGCGGGGATGCTGTCCAGGTAGGCTTTCTGGACGTTTTCGGGGAGTTGCGCGGTCATGTCGGATTCGATGAAGCCGGGCGCGACGGCGTTCACGGTGAGGCCGCGCGCGCCGTACTCCTTGGCGAGGGCTTTGGTGAGGCCGATCAGGCCGGCCTTGCTGGCGACGTAGTTGGCCTGGCCGGGGTTGCCCATCAGGCCGACGACGCTGGTGATGTTGATGATGCGGCCCGAGCGGG encodes:
- the acpP gene encoding acyl carrier protein; translation: MDTFDQVKNVIVEKLGVDADKVVPEARFVEDLGADSLETVELIMGLEDTFGISISDEDAEKIRTVQAAVDYISSKQ